The Streptomyces sp. NBC_01298 genome contains the following window.
CCTCCGGAGTGTCGTCCTCGTAGAAGATGGCCTCGACCGGGCAGACCGGCTCACACGCACCACAGTCGACGCACTCGTCCGGGTGGATGTACAAGGACCGCTGGCCCTCGTAGATGCAGTCGACGGGGCACTCTTCGATGCATGCCTTGTCCTTGACGTCGACACAAGGCTCCGCGATGACGTAGGTCACGCTCTCGTTCCTCCTCATAAGGGCTTTCCATATCGCGCGGGAGCGCGGCGTCGTCGATGCCCGCCTCTAGTATCTCCGTTCCCGGGCACGATCCGAACAGGAGGGGCGGACAGAGCTGTGGAAATCACTGCCGGTGGACGGCTGGAGATCCGGATTACACCCGCTGACGTGGGTAAACGAGTCTCTGTGCGACGGGTGGAGCATGGCTCGACCGGGACCCCCCGCTTCACGGACACCGTAGGGGTTCTCACATCCTGGAACGACGGTGTGGTGACGATCACACGAAAGACCGGCGAGTCCGTCCGCATCGCGGAATCCGCGCTGGTGGCGGGCAAGGTCGTACCGGCCGCGCCGGCCCGCCGCAGGGGGCCCGCGGCCTCCTTCGAGGAGCTCTCGCGGGTCTGCGCACGGGCCTGGGTGCCGCTGGAGAGCGAGCCGCTGGGCGAGTGGACGCTGCGCGCGGCCGGCGGATTCACCCGCCGGGCCAACTCCGTACTGCCGCTCGGCGATCCCGGGGTTCCGCTGGACGATGCACTCGAGCGGG
Protein-coding sequences here:
- the fdxA gene encoding ferredoxin, which encodes MTYVIAEPCVDVKDKACIEECPVDCIYEGQRSLYIHPDECVDCGACEPVCPVEAIFYEDDTPEEWKDYYKANVEFFDELGSPGGASKLGLIERDHPFVAALPAGINGEH